From a region of the Alnus glutinosa chromosome 1, dhAlnGlut1.1, whole genome shotgun sequence genome:
- the LOC133857978 gene encoding uncharacterized protein LOC133857978, protein MVREKDVCWEYAEKLEGNKVRCKFCQRVLNGGISRLKHHLSRLPSKGVNPCTKVRDDVTDRVRAIIAQKEDTKENSCVTKHKLTEARSTGNISAVKAPMNLDAASPILKVFPSVTPMAPPSLNNQENAEKSIALFFFENKLDFSVARSSSYQLMIEAIAKCGPGFTGPSAEMLKTAWLERIKSEVSLQSKDVEKEWSTTGCTIIADTWTDNKSRALINFLVSSPSRTFFHKSVDASSYFKNTKCLADLFDSVIQDFGPENVVQIIMDSSFNYTGIANHILQSYKTIFVSPCASQCLNLILEEFSKVDWVNRCILQAQAITKFIYNNASMLDLMKQFTGGQELIKTGITKSISNFLSLQSLLKQRSRLKLMFNSPEYSTNSSYTNKPQSITCITIVEDNDFWRAVEESVAISEPFLKVLREVSGGKPAVGSIYELMTRAKESIRTYYIMDENKCKTFLDIVDRKWRNQLHSPLHAAAAFLNPSIQYNPEMKFVPSMKEDLYKVLEILLPLPDMRRDITNQICTFTKVRGMFACNLAKEARDTVSPGLWWEQYGDSAPVLQRVAIRILSQVCSSFTFERHWNTFQQIHSEKRNKIDKETLNDLVYINYNLKLARQMRTKSLEADPIQFDDIDMTSEWVEESDSPSPTQWLDRFGTALDGSDLNTRQFNAAIFGGSDHIFGL, encoded by the exons A TGGTTCGAGAAAAAGATGTTTGTTGGGAGTATGCTGAGAAATTGGAAGGAAATAAGGTAAGATGCAAATTTTGCCAAAGAGTTCTGAATGGTGGCATCAGTAGATTGAAGCATCATTTATCTCGACTTCCAAGTAAAGGTGTAAATCCGTGTACCAAAGTAAGAGATGATGTTACTGACAGGGTAAGAGCTATAATAGCACAAAAGGAAGACACAAAAGAAAATTCTTGCGTTACAAAGCATAAGCTAACAGAAGCCAGATCCACTGGCAATATCTCTGCAGTTAAAGCTCCTATGAATCTGGATGCAGCATCTCCAATTTTGAAAGTTTTCCCTTCTGTAACACCAATGGCTCCTCCCTCTTTGAACAACCAAGAAAATGCAGAGAAAAGTattgctcttttcttttttgagaatAAGCTGGACTTTAGTGTTGCTCGTTCTTCATCCTATCAGCTTATGATTGAAGCAATAGCAAAGTGTGGTCCTGGATTTACAGGTCCATCAGCGGAGATGCTGAAGACTGCATGGTTGGAAAGGATTAAGTCTGAGGTGAGCCTACAATCAAAAGATGTTGAAAAAGAGTGGTCTACCACGGGTTGTACTATCATTGCAGACACGTGGACTGACAATAAATCAAGAGCTCTGATTAACTTTCTAGTTTCGTCACCTTCCAGGACCTTTTTCCACAAATCTGTGGATGCATCTTCATACTTCAAGAACACAAAATGCCTTGCTGATTTATTTGATTCTGTTATCCAAGATTTTGGCCCAGAaaatgttgtgcaaattatcATGGATAGTAGTTTCAATTATACTGGTATTGCAAACCATATCCTGCAGAGCTATAAAACCATTTTTGTGTCTCCCTGTGCCTCTCAATGTTTGAATTTAATCTTGGAGGAATTTTCGAAGGTAGATTGGGTGAACAGATGTATCTTACAAGCACAAGCCATAACAAAGTTCATATACAATAATGCCTCGATGCTTGATTTGATGAAACAGTTTACTGGGGGGCAGGAACTCATTAAGACTGGTATCACAAAGTCCATATCCAACTTCCTCTCACTGCAGTCGTTGTTGAAGCAAAGGTCTAGATTGAAGCTTATGTTCAATAGCCCTGAGTATTCTACAAACTCCTCTTATACAAATAAACCACAGAGCATAACTTGTATTACCATTGTTGAGGATAATGATTTCTGGAGGGCAGTGGAAGAGAGTGTGGCCATCTCTGAGCCATTTCTGAAAGTGTTGAGGGAAGTATCTGGAGGAAAACCGGCTGTGGGTTCTATTTATGAACTAATGACCAGGGCCAAGGAATCGATAAGGACATACTATATAATGGATGAGAATAAGTGCAAGACATTTTTAGACATAGTAGATAGAAAGTGGCGGAACCAACTCCATTCACCTCTACATGCAGCAGCAGCATTTTTGAACCCTAGTATCCAGTACAATCCAGAAATGAAATTCGTCCCATCAATGAAAGAAGATCTTTACAAAGTTCTGGAGATATTACTTCCGCTGCCTGATATGAGACGTGACATCACCAATCAAATATGTACTTTTACCAAGGTCAGAGGGATGTTTGCTTGTAACTTAGCAAAGGAAGCAAGAGATACAGTTTCACCTG GGCTTTGGTGGGAACAATACGGCGACTCTGCACCCGTGTTGCAACGAGTTGCCATTAGAATACTGAGTCAAGTTTGCAGCAGTTTCACATTCGAGAGGCACTGGAACACGTTTCAGCAAATCCACTCGGAGAAGCGGAACAAGATCGATAAAGAAACATTGAATGACCttgtatatataaattacaaTCTAAAGTTGGCAAGACAAATGAGAACAAAGTCTTTGGAAGCTGATCCTATTCAATTTGATGACATTGATATGACCTCAGAGTGGGTAGAGGAGAGTGACAGCCCAAGTCCTACTCAGTGGCTTGATCGCTTTGGTACTGCTTTGGATGGGAGTGACTTGAATACGAGACAGTTCAATGCTGCCATATTTGGTGGTAGTGACCACATATTTGGTTTGTAA
- the LOC133858012 gene encoding uncharacterized protein LOC133858012 isoform X2 has translation MDYDFRTRSGQSYDAQLPMYRTATSSASSAPSSHPMYRPSLYPRVGQPGPDVAPYAPNRPSPHHHHQTSTTTSASSSGLGIRVTIKPQYRITPPPQLSPQLGDIPRSNFQFDFEVERKILAEAEKDNQNWSRLGLENLPSRTMGSASPTGPVADPVVSKYISSGLSREAVPLAVANYGDNPTKVREFVNGYTLLREMGFSSNSVAEALVMYENDTDKALAHFLNSPS, from the exons ATGGACTACGATTTCAGGACCAGGTCCGGTCAATCATACGACGCACAGCTCCCGATGTACCGGACAGCCACATCATCAGCATCATCGGCGCCGTCCAGCCACCCGATGTACAGACCGTCGCTCTATCCGCGGGTGGGTCAACCCGGCCCCGACGTGGCCCCTTACGCACCAAATCGGCCCTctccccaccaccaccaccagacCTCCACTACCACCTCCGCCTCTTCTT cAGGATTGGGAATTAGGGTTACGATAAAGCCGCAGTATCGGATCACTCCTCCG CCTCAATTGTCACCACAATTAGGAGATATTCCCCGGAGCAATttccaatttgactttgaagtTGAGAGAAAAATTTTGGCTGAAGCAGAGAAGGACAACCAAAATTGGAGCAGGCTTGGGCTGGAAAACCTTCCATCTAGAACTATGGGGTCGGCATCTCCAACG GGTCCTGTTGCAGATCCTGTGGTGAGCAAATATATTTCTTCGGGACTCAGCCGAGAAGCTGTTCCTCTTGCAGTTGCAAATTATGGAGACAATCCAACCAAG GTTCGAGAATTTGTCAATGGCTACACACTTCTAAGAGAAATGGGATTTTCATCGAACAGCGTTGCTGAAGCCTTAGTCATGTATGAAAACGACACGGACAAGGCACTAGCTCATTTCCTTAACAGTCCATCATGA
- the LOC133857994 gene encoding hydroxyproline O-galactosyltransferase HPGT1 isoform X1 — MQSRGSSTRLSGMASRSRIPTLFLFMFAAFSSIYVAGRLWQDAENRVYLIKELDRITGQGQSAISVDDTLKIIACREQQKKLSALEMELAAARQEGFDSKYSTETTGTNSKKRPLVVIGILSGFGRKNNRDAIRKAWMGTGAALKRMEHKKGIVVRFVIGRSANRGDSMDKSIDSENRQNNDFVILDDHVEAVEELPKKAKLFFVHAADKWDADFYAKVNDDVYVNIDALGTTLAAHLDKPRLYIGCMKSGEVFSEASHKWYEPDWWKFGDKKSYFRHASDLFFVPTPMMMSVLDPGLLGSMSNMSMKESFAAHLGQQELYVQVFDFYSLERPLNENMNKNADGLF, encoded by the exons ATGCAGAGTAGGGGATCGAGTACCCGGCTTTCGGGCATGGCTTCTCGGTCCCGAATCccaactctctttctcttcatgTTCGCCGCCTTCTCTTCCATCTACGTCGCTGGCCG GCTATGGCAGGATGCGGAAAACCGAGTATATTTGATAAAAGAGCTTGATCGGATAACTGGGCAG ggGCAGTCTGCCATATCTGTGGATGATACATTGAAAATAATAGCCTGCAG GGAACAACAAAAGAAGTTATCAGCCCTTGAGATGGAGTTGGCTGCAGCTAGACAGGAGGGTTTTGATTCAAAGTACTCAACAGAGACTACTGGGACTAATTCTAAGAAAAGGCCTCTAGTAGTAATAGGAATACTCTCAGGGTTTGGTCGCAAAAATAATAGAGATGCAATTCGGAAGGCATGGATGGGAACTG GTGCCGCTTTGAAAAGAATGGAGCACAAGAAGGGCATAGTTGTACGATTTGTCATCGGAAGaag TGCAAATCGTGGGGACAGTATGGACAAGAGCATTGACAGTGAAAATAGACAGAATAATGACTTTGTTATTCTT GATGACCATGTGGAGGCAGTTGAGGAGCTTCCAAAGAAGGCTAAATTGTTCTTTGTTCATGCTGCAGATAAATGGGATGCTGATTTTTACGCTAAAGTCAATGACGATGTTTATGTGAATATTG ATGCTCTGGGCACTACACTTGCCGCTCATTTGGACAAACCTCGTCTTTATATTGGATGCATGAAATCAGGCGAAGTTTTTTCTGAAGC GAGCCATAAATGGTATGAACCAGATTGGTGGAAATTTGGCGATAAGAAATC ATACTTTCGCCATGCTTCAG ATCTATTCTTCGTACCTACGCCCATGATGATGTCAGTGCTGGATCCTGGTTTATTGGGCTCGATGTCAAACATGTCAATGAAGGAAAGTTTTGCTGCTCATCTTGGTCAGCAGGAGCTATATGTGCaggtgtttgatttttattcactTGAAAGACcgttaaatgaaaatatgaacaAGAATGCAGATGGGTTGTTTTGA
- the LOC133857994 gene encoding hydroxyproline O-galactosyltransferase HPGT1 isoform X2 has product MQSRGSSTRLSGMASRSRIPTLFLFMFAAFSSIYVAGRLWQDAENRVYLIKELDRITGQGQSAISVDDTLKIIACREQQKKLSALEMELAAARQEGFDSKYSTETTGTNSKKRPLVVIGILSGFGRKNNRDAIRKAWMGTGAALKRMEHKKGIVVRFVIGRSANRGDSMDKSIDSENRQNNDFVILDDHVEAVEELPKKAKLFFVHAADKWDADFYAKVNDDVYVNIDALGTTLAAHLDKPRLYIGCMKSGEVFSEASHKWYEPDWWKFGDKKSYFRHASGELYVISQALAKFVSINRSILRTYAHDDVSAGSWFIGLDVKHVNEGKFCCSSWSAGAICAGV; this is encoded by the exons ATGCAGAGTAGGGGATCGAGTACCCGGCTTTCGGGCATGGCTTCTCGGTCCCGAATCccaactctctttctcttcatgTTCGCCGCCTTCTCTTCCATCTACGTCGCTGGCCG GCTATGGCAGGATGCGGAAAACCGAGTATATTTGATAAAAGAGCTTGATCGGATAACTGGGCAG ggGCAGTCTGCCATATCTGTGGATGATACATTGAAAATAATAGCCTGCAG GGAACAACAAAAGAAGTTATCAGCCCTTGAGATGGAGTTGGCTGCAGCTAGACAGGAGGGTTTTGATTCAAAGTACTCAACAGAGACTACTGGGACTAATTCTAAGAAAAGGCCTCTAGTAGTAATAGGAATACTCTCAGGGTTTGGTCGCAAAAATAATAGAGATGCAATTCGGAAGGCATGGATGGGAACTG GTGCCGCTTTGAAAAGAATGGAGCACAAGAAGGGCATAGTTGTACGATTTGTCATCGGAAGaag TGCAAATCGTGGGGACAGTATGGACAAGAGCATTGACAGTGAAAATAGACAGAATAATGACTTTGTTATTCTT GATGACCATGTGGAGGCAGTTGAGGAGCTTCCAAAGAAGGCTAAATTGTTCTTTGTTCATGCTGCAGATAAATGGGATGCTGATTTTTACGCTAAAGTCAATGACGATGTTTATGTGAATATTG ATGCTCTGGGCACTACACTTGCCGCTCATTTGGACAAACCTCGTCTTTATATTGGATGCATGAAATCAGGCGAAGTTTTTTCTGAAGC GAGCCATAAATGGTATGAACCAGATTGGTGGAAATTTGGCGATAAGAAATC ATACTTTCGCCATGCTTCAGGTGAGTTATACGTCATATCGCAGGCTTTGGCTAAATTTGTATCAATAAATAG ATCTATTCTTCGTACCTACGCCCATGATGATGTCAGTGCTGGATCCTGGTTTATTGGGCTCGATGTCAAACATGTCAATGAAGGAAAGTTTTGCTGCTCATCTTGGTCAGCAGGAGCTATATGTGCaggtgtttga
- the LOC133857994 gene encoding hydroxyproline O-galactosyltransferase HPGT1 isoform X3 → MQSRGSSTRLSGMASRSRIPTLFLFMFAAFSSIYVAGRLWQDAENRVYLIKELDRITGQGQSAISVDDTLKIIACREQQKKLSALEMELAAARQEGFDSKYSTETTGTNSKKRPLVVIGILSGFGRKNNRDAIRKAWMGTGAALKRMEHKKGIVVRFVIGRSANRGDSMDKSIDSENRQNNDFVILDDHVEAVEELPKKAKLFFVHAADKWDADFYAKVNDDVYVNIDALGTTLAAHLDKPRLYIGCMKSGEVFSEASHKWYEPDWWKFGDKKS, encoded by the exons ATGCAGAGTAGGGGATCGAGTACCCGGCTTTCGGGCATGGCTTCTCGGTCCCGAATCccaactctctttctcttcatgTTCGCCGCCTTCTCTTCCATCTACGTCGCTGGCCG GCTATGGCAGGATGCGGAAAACCGAGTATATTTGATAAAAGAGCTTGATCGGATAACTGGGCAG ggGCAGTCTGCCATATCTGTGGATGATACATTGAAAATAATAGCCTGCAG GGAACAACAAAAGAAGTTATCAGCCCTTGAGATGGAGTTGGCTGCAGCTAGACAGGAGGGTTTTGATTCAAAGTACTCAACAGAGACTACTGGGACTAATTCTAAGAAAAGGCCTCTAGTAGTAATAGGAATACTCTCAGGGTTTGGTCGCAAAAATAATAGAGATGCAATTCGGAAGGCATGGATGGGAACTG GTGCCGCTTTGAAAAGAATGGAGCACAAGAAGGGCATAGTTGTACGATTTGTCATCGGAAGaag TGCAAATCGTGGGGACAGTATGGACAAGAGCATTGACAGTGAAAATAGACAGAATAATGACTTTGTTATTCTT GATGACCATGTGGAGGCAGTTGAGGAGCTTCCAAAGAAGGCTAAATTGTTCTTTGTTCATGCTGCAGATAAATGGGATGCTGATTTTTACGCTAAAGTCAATGACGATGTTTATGTGAATATTG ATGCTCTGGGCACTACACTTGCCGCTCATTTGGACAAACCTCGTCTTTATATTGGATGCATGAAATCAGGCGAAGTTTTTTCTGAAGC GAGCCATAAATGGTATGAACCAGATTGGTGGAAATTTGGCGATAAGAAATC GTGA
- the LOC133858012 gene encoding uncharacterized protein LOC133858012 isoform X1: MDYDFRTRSGQSYDAQLPMYRTATSSASSAPSSHPMYRPSLYPRVGQPGPDVAPYAPNRPSPHHHHQTSTTTSASSSGLGIRVTIKPQYRITPPPQLSPQLGDIPRSNFQFDFEVERKILAEAEKDNQNWSRLGLENLPSRTMGSASPTCLYRKLQGPVADPVVSKYISSGLSREAVPLAVANYGDNPTKVREFVNGYTLLREMGFSSNSVAEALVMYENDTDKALAHFLNSPS, from the exons ATGGACTACGATTTCAGGACCAGGTCCGGTCAATCATACGACGCACAGCTCCCGATGTACCGGACAGCCACATCATCAGCATCATCGGCGCCGTCCAGCCACCCGATGTACAGACCGTCGCTCTATCCGCGGGTGGGTCAACCCGGCCCCGACGTGGCCCCTTACGCACCAAATCGGCCCTctccccaccaccaccaccagacCTCCACTACCACCTCCGCCTCTTCTT cAGGATTGGGAATTAGGGTTACGATAAAGCCGCAGTATCGGATCACTCCTCCG CCTCAATTGTCACCACAATTAGGAGATATTCCCCGGAGCAATttccaatttgactttgaagtTGAGAGAAAAATTTTGGCTGAAGCAGAGAAGGACAACCAAAATTGGAGCAGGCTTGGGCTGGAAAACCTTCCATCTAGAACTATGGGGTCGGCATCTCCAACG TGTTTATACCGTAAATTGCAGGGTCCTGTTGCAGATCCTGTGGTGAGCAAATATATTTCTTCGGGACTCAGCCGAGAAGCTGTTCCTCTTGCAGTTGCAAATTATGGAGACAATCCAACCAAG GTTCGAGAATTTGTCAATGGCTACACACTTCTAAGAGAAATGGGATTTTCATCGAACAGCGTTGCTGAAGCCTTAGTCATGTATGAAAACGACACGGACAAGGCACTAGCTCATTTCCTTAACAGTCCATCATGA